The genomic region TTGGATGAACATAACATGTATTGACTTCCATTATCTTCAACCCACCAGCCCCATCCAATATCTGGGTGGTGCTGCCACCACAACCAGAACTGCCACAGCACAGTTAGTGACTAAAGTGTTCACTTTCCTATCTCTTCTACTCCTTCATCTACTTTGCCATACATCTCCGTCATTTTTATAGTTTCCTTTGTTAAGAGGTGTTTTTTACAATAATGTAAAACCTACGGTAAATAGCGTCAGAATGCtctttttaattatgataaaaatctTGATAATCATGACCTCAAAGACGCTAGTGAAATTTTCTCACCCAACAGAGATGCCAAAATTGGCAGCGAATGCAACATCTATGTGTAACAAAAATGATAGGTATGTACTTTACGATTTTTTACTGAATAGAGGCATCATATTTCTGTGACTACAACAAAGGTTATATATCTACAAACGAGCATATCCAAAGTCAGACATTGCAGTGCTACTTTCCGATTTTTTACTGTATGTTCTTTTCTATCCACCAATTGTATATGGCTCTGATCAGATACTTTGAGTGCTTCAAAATGTAGCATCTTAGCATTCAGGGCAAAAAGGGAAAATGCTGGAATTCTCTGATACATAGATATGTACACAAGCTAGATTAGCAGTTTATCGGAGGGAACATCGAGCCTAACCATATTCAGGAGGCTCGCACTTTGCCTTGAATTCAAGTGGTTCGAGAACATAGATCCGCCCGTCAGAGAGTCCAAGAGCAAACTGATTAGGTTTACTTGGATGGGCAGCAAGTGCGACTGGAAATGTCCTGTTCCTGCAGTAACAGTTTGGTTAAGCAATGCATAACGTTATTGCAAAATAGAAATATTGCAAGTATGGTAACACATAAAATTTCCATTCTCACTAGATATAGAGACCTTATAACTTTACAGGTCTAGGATTTCTattctaaattcttcataaatAAACATCCTGCCAGAGCGCCAGGTATTTTTTGTTGGACATTAGTAGTCATTTTGGTTTGTCACCGACATCTTTCATTTGGCATTTCCATTTACATATTATGTTTCTTAATTTGTGTGCAAATACTATCGAGGAAGTTCATTCACGGCAGGGGAAATGTATAGTAAATTAATCTTTTTAGTGTGAAGCAGTAGTCCCTCAATGCCTTTCGCAACACCAAATTTACATCGTAATTCAAAAACAGCCTCTATTTGTTTCAAACGCAAGGATAGGACAGCTTCATCCAACCATCTTAGCCCTTCATAGCTCATAAGAGGGTGCCTAAGAGGCAACGTGATAATgtagtttttgttgttttgtcgTGCAATCACTAATGAAAGTATTGCAAATGCCATCAAGCAAAAAGTTATTTACCTGGGTGTATAGGGCAAATATGCGGTTTGGTTGATtgtacacctcaaaatcaatgtTGACAAAGCAAGCACAGACACACTCCCATCCTCAAGGCTCACAAATACTGACTCAGTATCACATGAACATGCTGCATCTGTAACTGCACCCTTAGATTCTGAAGGAAACCATGTCCAAATATGCGGCTGGGTTGATTGTTCACACACGTGCGTAAACTCCATCAGTTTGCAGATCATAGGAGTATCACGCAATAACTGGTTTTTGACACATATGTTCTTCATAGAAATGGATAAGCTACCCATAAGAAAATACACAAATGCATGCTAGTAATTGATAATGGTGCAACTAACGTGGCACCATACTTTTCCCAAACTGCAGCAAATGTATAGAAGAATTTTCAGCAAACAGATGCAAGAAGAACTACCTTGTAGGGAAGTTGTAGTTCAGACGAAAGTTTGGGGTTGGTTAATATATCATTTGCCTTGTTTGGATATACCAAAaagggagggaaagggaggggaggggggaaAGGGAGGGAGGGGAAGGGGAGGTGGAATGGTGGGCAagagttttccctccaaatcattCTTATGttgccttggaggagggaaatggaGCGATCCATTATCTCTCCTCTCCAAATTCCTCCACCCTCATTTCTCTATCCAAAAAAATGGAAATTGCCTCCTTCCAAATCCCTTCCCTTCCTTTGTTTCTAAATCCTGCAATCCAAACAAGGCCTTAGAATAAGGGTTgatgttatttatttattggttTTTTGGTGTTAAAGAAGCCAGAGTGTAACCATTATTGATCTAAATAATTTCAAATACATTCATGGTATCACTTCTAATACAGTGGCAACCAAACTAGCTAACATATTCCCCAGTTCTTGTTTAAGACCATCTGCTTAAGACGTCTCTCACGCCCGATTAGAATAAAGATTGAAATAAAAAGAGGTTGTGAGAGGTCTTAAGCTATGACGGTCTTAAGCAAGACGAATTAAATATCTTTAGGGATTGTTGCAAATTATACATAAAAGTTACAAGATGCTCAAATGAATATTAAAATAGCACTTTGACTAAGCTATCTAGTAGCCTCCAACGAAGAAACTCGTTTAAAGACACACTTACGCATTTTTCCAAATAGTCCAGAAAAATTTCTTCCAGAATTCGAGTTCCTAAAGATTCATTTTTGTTTTAGCTCATTGAGTTGTTCTCACTCACTGAGTGTATACACTCTAACAGAAACACCATTAACATATGAATATATCTTCAATTCAATTGACTTCATAATAGGATAGGGACAATAAACTTGTAACAAAAAAATGTGCTATGCTAACCTGCTTTATACCCTGTGTAGGGAATAAACAAATTGCAACCTGAGTTTCATGGACAGCCAACAGATGAATCTGATCTGGCAGGAATTGAACTCGGGTTGGAGCATTAGAGTTCAGAGTTCGTCCAATAGGCATTTTCAAGAATATACTAGCTTTCTTTTCCCATGCGTCAATGCTCCAAATACATATCTGCAAAGTGACGTATATAATTAATGTGAATCTTCGTTTCATTCCAGGGAAATACTGCATTATTTTAAAAAATCGGATAGAAAATTAGAAACTACAACAGAGGAGTCGGGTTCATAGTAATCGAATACAAAAAAAAGATGGATCAACCAGATACAGAGTCAACAATAGTCAACGACGACTGAACCCACCACATATAACCCACATAAACAGCGAGATATTACTTTTAAACTTAAAGAGCAAAAGATTTTACTGCCTgcaaatcaaaatcaaaccagTGGTAATGAACCACAGAGTTAACAAActcatggatgatggatgcattgAATGAGATAGTGGTATTGTACTTAAGACATCTTATCACAAACGAAAGCCATGGAAAGCTGCAACTTTCAACTCACAAGCAAGAGTCGTATACTTCCCTTATTCCCTACACCTTAAAAAGATTGAACACCTTTCTATGTATAATTATCCAGATTAGAATAAGCAATTTAGAAGGGGACAATCAAGAATGCAACACATCTGTTAAGCATATAGGGACACTTAGGATGGTTTCCTTTTTATAGTTATATACAATTCTACATAAAAATGAGTCAACATCAAAGATTCAAAGGTGACTAATCACTTTTAACTGAgcccaactcactttctatggcAGTTGGCACGACCATGGTCGAAAATGGCCTTATAGAAAAACAGTATTTTGGTCATGGCAACCAAAATTTCTGCAACTTACATTTACTGTTTGTTGCTTTTTCAAAAGACGGAAAAAGTCAGAGGATTTGCGAATGGTATATGTATTTGTGCAAAAAAAAAGAGGTTAGGACAGAGCAAAGACAACTGCCATGAGAAATCCGCTCCAAAATCAGATTTTGTGAACTCAACAAATAAGACTTGGTAAAACAAAATTACGGCAGCAGCAGCCGTGATGTTAACATTCTGATACCGTGACCGCTACCAGACTCCAACTGATTTAGCATATCGTATCAAGAGCACAAGTGTCACATTTATGTAATATTTGAGGCCTTGCTGTCAAACTCAATTTCTCACTACCGAGTACAGAGTCACTTGAGGGCTTGTTAATAAAAAAGGAAATTGTTACAAGACTATTCAGAGACAGTGACATACCTGTGAATCGGCACCAGACGAAACAAGAACATTTAGAACATTAGAAAAGGCAATACCAGTAACTCTCTTTTCGTGACCTTTGAGCTTGTTTGTAACCTGATCAAaaaataaagatttcttcttgATTCATTCCTAAGTTCCAGCAAATTGGAATTGGGAATTTTAGAAATGTCTTAAAGGAAGAACCTCATCGTATAGAACATGGTATATTTGTATTGTTGAGTCATCCATGCCTATTGCAATAATATTATTGTCTCGAGGATGGTAGGCAAGAGAGGTTGCCGTAGGTGGtggagccatgaacgtcgccatTGTCTAGTAAAACATGACAATTAATTTAAGCCTCATTTATAATTGCTACACAAAATCCAGAAAAGTGCTAGAGACCTTAAACTCGATCATATTGAAGAGAGATATTTTTCCTCCTGAAGTAGACATCAAATAGCAATCATTTTTAGAAAGGGCAAAGCAAGAAGCGAAGTCCTCTGGGTTTAGTTGTCCAATATTGTTGGTCACTAGAACCCCACTAGGCAGCATCATTAGCTCTGGAGCAACACCAGCAGTTGCCTAGAAGAATGCCAACACAGATAGTTAATATGGAAACAAGAAATACAGTTTTTTACATTCATATGAATTAAATCACTACCTTTCCAGTAGCATTGCAATCATTACTCTGCCATTTCCAAAGCTTGTGGTTAGCATTGTGTGTTAAGGCGAGTACGGCGTCTCCAGAAGTTAAGTACATCAGTCTCATTATCTGCAATACGTATGATAATATGATAGTCAATTAGCCTCACCAGTGTCAGTTAAAGCCATACAATGTGGCTAAAATGGAATGACCAAGAACCGCCAAAGTAGAGCACTCTTTAGGTTATACAGGCAAACAGATTGTTTCGCCCAACTTAGATGGAACCAAATATTTTCTGTTTCTTCGTCTTGTATATGGTGGATAAAGTAAAAATAGCTCTTTAATCCATCCATCTTTTCAATGAAACAGTAACCTTAACTCCTTATCATATAACGGATAAAACAATTTGGTGGTCTGGACTCATCAGAAAAACATCCTCCTTATTGTTGCAGAGCAAGGACCTAACTCCATCTGTTCATCTGTCCCCCTCCTTATACTGATAAGGATAAGTTTAACAGAGAGTTATGCTGGAATGGTATCATTTGAACGAGGAGATCTAGCACATAAACGATCACCCGTTCACACTATCATGCGTTAAATTTACAAAACCAATAGTGAATCAGTGACCAATGCCATTTTTTACTAGAATGCACTTTTGACGATACTCAGTATGTTCTTTCCTCCCGTAAAATATGGTAATAAGTCAGCAACAGTTTAATATGCAAAGTATAATACATAGAAACACATATATGCGATCCAACTTTTCTGATCAACGAAAAAATTTTGTCCTCCCAATTCCAGGCATAAAAATGAAGCATTCAAGATAGATATAATAATAAATGACTCAATCAATGCACCCAAGACAACTGAAACATCAACCATACTCGAGGCCAAATACAAATTGTGTTCACCGGCTATGTTACTTTGAATCTTCGCTTTTCGGACTGCACCCGAGTAGACACGGCACAACATCAATATGGGTATAGATTCTGTACCCGACACTTATTAGTCCGACACTTCCCCGAGAAAAGCGGGACTAGTGAGTAGTGAGGCTCGCAGcacaaaagtagaagaagagaGACATATACCAGTGTCCGACACTCGTACCCAAGCCCAGTAACATAGTTTACCAGTATGAGAGATCTTAGCAGATAATACTTCCTTGTATATGTCGGGAAAAAGACTAATGACATACACGAGCATGTAAAATTTATTGGATGTATGTGTGTATCTTTAAATTATTCTAGACTAAATGCATTGAAGTTTGTTCCTATATGAAAAGGAATTCGAGATGTGCTGTCACAACTCACAGCCCAGTGTGTGCATTGTTTGAGGCATCTCCCCATAAGAACCCTGGATTTAAACTTTAGAGAGGTACTTCATTCTTGACATGGTAATAACTGGTGAAAGCTGTCAACAGCCAAATTGTACAGTTGTAATTGTGACAGTAACTATGATGGAGTTGCACAATGGTGAAGGTTTACGATTAACCACTCTCAAGCTATTTCCTTGCATTTCTCATCTTTTTATGTGTGAGCGTCAGTTTCCTAACACTTGGGACTTTAGAAAAAGCATCAACCACATACAGCTCTCTTCAACCAGCAAACAGTGAGAAATGCAACAGGAACTCAATGCACAACAAATACACACTCACagacaaacaaaaacaaatggcCTCAATAGAGTAGCTTCTAAAAAGAAAGAACAACCTACGGATATAACTTCAGCTGCTTTTTCCCCTCCTTTGTTGTATAGTCGTTGACACAGGCAAGAAAGGAATAATTTGTAGCAACAAATTAACCCCGCACAGTTAGTCATAATGGCAAGTACATACCCTATCAGGTAACGTGTGATCAGCAAGACGAAGAGCACAAAGCTGAGAAGAATCATTGATTACAGAACACCTCCAAGTTTTAGAGTTCTCTGAGTAAGGGTTCGCATCTGTTATAGCTTGATTATCTTCATTCTATAAGGCAAAAGTATAGACATTGCATTAGTAAATATTGTTGGGCTACAAAGAAAATCACATAAAACAAGGACATCAAGTCTACAGAAAATACAATGATCCATGCTTTAGTAGTAGATTATTTGTTTTAAGTAATTCTAAGCAGCTGTAAGCATGTAACATCTTATGGGAGCCATCATAAATGTTACTGGAGCCTCAACATTGGTCAATAGCAATGGGCTAGAAGCCACAGAAGTCTCAACTATAGGAGCCTACAGTAACAGCAACTTTGTAGCCGAACCAGCATTTAATAGAAGAAAGCGAGACTAGAACAAAACAACCACCTTAATCAAAGAGCCAGGAGCAGCTCCAGAAGAGTCCATATGACTTGCAATTGAATGCACATGATGAACATTATTTGTGCTAGCAAGTACTTTGATTCCATTATCAGCTGTTGACACAGCTAATAATGTACCCTCCTTGTTAAAGCGAATACATGGAGAGACCTAAACAAAAGTCGTAAAAGATTCACTTTTAAAAAAACCTTTAAAATCAAACCAAGGGATCAATTATCTGAAAATAATGTGTGGATATTAATAATACCGGCAAATCACCCTCAGCGTCAATAGTTCTTAACAGATTAAGATTGTCCATGTCCCATATTTTGATAACAGATTCATCTCCAGCTGCCAGAAACCTATTACGTGTTGTGTCAAACTGTATAGCATCAATAGACGTCTTGCTTAGGCCTATGTAGGACCGCTTTATATAACCATTGATTTCATCCCACTCCACAATGAATGATTCTCGTTCTTCGTTAGTTCCACAAGAGAATAACCTGCTTTGATCAAAATCAAACGACTGCCATTATTGAGAGGAAGAACCATGATCCTCAAGAACATTGTGATCAGGATTTACAAATGAAGCAATGCAGCATCACTATGTACCTTGTTTTGTCAGAACTGTAATACATTCTCGTCGAGGAAAAACCAGGAGTATTATAATCAATTACAAAGCCCGTTTGATCATACACCCATGCTTTGATCTTTCCATCAACTGATGTGGAGAGTATGAACTGGTAAAAGAGACAATAAAAAACACCATGTTAGAATAAAGGGAAAATGGGATATAAATAGCGATCACATCATTCACAAAagcaacaaaagaaaagaaacaaTTCAATAATGCAGGGACCGAATCGTGAATGCATCTATAGCATCTAAGAGCAAAAATACAGATTTGAAAATAACCTCCATGAATCTTGTTAACAATCACAATAAATTCCGTGAACCACCATTAATCAATTCCTTTCCTTCTATGACAACATAATACTAGTACCAAAATCTACTGTGAGAAGAATCaacacaatactatcacaaacagatcacaaacatatatataaaggGTTTACTGCCACTAGAGGAAAGGTAGAAGCGAGATAAATGGAAGAACCACGGAAAGCTCTTATTTTAATTGGGGTCTTATATAGATCAAACAGGAGGATTCCTTCAACATGGTCTCAGGGTGTGCACATGTATTTCCAGGAGAATACTCTTTCTTATGCTTACAATGTGACAAGTACCGTAGGGGaaattttaaaacaataaaccttAAACGCATTCCAAATCAGAAAGCTTCAAAGTAAACAGTTTCCTTATTGAAGGACACCAGCTACCGGATGGTTATCGTGATGATGGGGACACACGGAATAAACTGGCGCTTCATGACCTTCAAATGTGAAAAGCTTAGATCCACTAGTTGCATCCCAGACCTGCAACCACCTGACATTAAGGACTTTTTTTGACATACAAGCAACTCTGAACATCCAGTTTCACAAACCTTGATGGTCTTGTCATCTCCGCAGGTGATAATACGCAACTGTTTGTCCAAGAGTGTGAAAGCCAAATCATTCACATTACCAGCATGGGCATCAATCTAAAACATTGTCAGAAATTTGAGCAACCTAGAAATTCGAGAATGTTAACCTATGCGAAAAATCGAATAACTTTCTGTAACAAACCTCAAGGTGGTTCCGAAGCTCAGTTCCACCAAGGTAGTTATAAATATGCACAATGTGTTTGGAGTAGGCAACACCTGGAAAGCGATGGAATGAAAATTCATGATTAGCTTATATCAAAGCTACTTCGTTTTTCATTACACATGACTAATACTATCCAGCCTTAAGAAGTACTCCATATGAATCAACAGATCATGTTGGAATCCCATCATTAAATGATTTAAAAAGTTACAAAAGAATGACTATGTGTCCGAGATCCATAAGCATACCAAAGAGCTCTCCATCTAAACTCCAGATAACACGGTTGACAGAAGCACTGTACCCATTGGTAAGAGAAATCTGGCACAATACTAACTACAATTAGCCATTGATCCAGCTATAAACCAAAAGTGATGCAGACAATACATCCTACCTGTAAGGGGAATGAACATTGTGAAAGTTTCCAAACTTCAAACTTTCtatgcacaactctttccttgatGCCAACTTCCCAGATTGAAATATCACCTAGGTTTGTCCCAACtgaaacaataaaataacaaGTTCATCGAATAACCCCTGGACAAAATTATGACCGAAAAGTCAGAATCCGTAGTCTGTATACTGTAAAGGACTTACCAAGAAGTAAAGAATGCTGCAATGGATGAAATTCCATGCTCTTGACTGTGGAACCTTGACTTAAGTTGGCAACTACAGTCTTTGGTAACTCCTCAGAAGTATATGAAGTCCGTGTTTGTCTTGCACCAGGATGTGTCACGGGCAAGATATTGGCGGGCATGTTGTTCACCTAAGACAGGTAAAAAATCAAACTCAACacaaaaaaaatgatgaatgatcttTAACTATAAATAGAAAAAACCACTATCAGCACCTTCACCTGTTCACAAGAACTACAAAGAATTAAATCTTAGTAAGTTAGGTAATACCCCATTTGCATTTGGCACAAAGATTAAGGTATGTGAGTGGGTGGTAAGTCTCACCAATGAAATAGTCATGTTTTTAACAAATATATGCTCAAAACAAAATTGGAATAATCCTAAGAATATGTCAAAAGTGGAAACTGGGGGAATTTCAAAAGAGTTGGAGGGAGTAATAGATACGAAATACGAGTAATACTTAAAGGATATGAAGGCATGACAATCATGACACCCATAGACCTACACTAGATGGAGCGATGCTCCACATGAAACATCTTACTAGCTATACGAATATTATAATAATCCTTATAAGCTAAACTTGAGTGCTTAAATCCAACATAGTGCTTAAATCCAACATTGTAGTCAACAACCATGTTGTCACTTCATGTGTGGATTATGTAGTATTCCAACATTTAGAGGGAAAAAAACACTGAGAAGTCCAATACCTCATTCCCTTGGGAAAAATGTCTTGCTTGATTGGCAGTTACAGTTATTGGGTGTTTTAGCGTAAATGCTGCCAAATCATGAATAAGGGATGTTTATTAGATCCCGACATTACCATGATATTCACAACATTCAAGATAAATACATCTGTTTCATTAAATGGGCGCCCGGCAATGCCACGATGCTTCATATATAATACCTTCTTTTCACATGCACACAAAACGTCAAGTGGATACACAAGTAAAACTTTTGTATGCTTTGATGGGATATAATGAACTAATGAACTAGCGCTGTAGTTCTTCATTCTATATCCACCGATATGTTAGATGAGTTAACCATGTTTACTCAGTAAATACTCTAGGTCATCATATTCAGTGgcttaaaacatgacatatttgCCAACGATGTACTATGACTACATTGTCAACTTACTACAAGATTACACAAAGTCACAAACACAAGTTATGCATACTTCTAGGTGCAAATTTTATCTTGGGTcattggggtaatgttgttgctgCACAAATGTAAGCAAATGACCCAGACATTCTAACATGGAAAAGGTGAACATATAGCAGGAATGGATGGAAACTATAGTTTCACAGAACACGCAAAACCATAACTGTGGAGAGAACTTACGCAGTATAAAAATACCTGCATTAGTGGGAGCATCAGAGGCTGTATAATGGCTAGGACCGGCAGAAAAGAACTGGTGTGGTACAGATGGTGGATGACGATACATAAAACCTCCTGGCTCAGGCTGGGAAGGCTGGAAGGGCATAAAGCCATGTAAGGGACTAATGACAGATGATGGTGCTCTTGGTGCCCCAAATGAAGGCTTAATGTCATAATCAGGCATTGGATTGTTGCGTACTTGATGCTGAAACGCCTCATAGGCCAAGCTGCAATAAGAGAGAAATTTGAAGCTAAGATCCCACTACCAATAAAGATCATACAAACAAAGAAATAAATTGATGTTTCTCATGTTCACCTCTGGTTGTACACCATTTTTAACGTTGACTTCTGGAACGAGGGAAACTGGAGCTTGCCCTTGAAAACAGGATTTGTCTCGATCAACTTCTTGAGTTCCTCCAACAGAATTGCTCTGGCAGACTTGAAATCTCTATATGTCAACGAAGCCTCATTCTCTCTGAAAGTGTTCACATCAAATTACTATCATTAGTCAAGTAGTGACTTACACAACTTGTGATTGTAACAAATATGTTAGACTTCTTGACCTAGAACAACATAAACCCCCAAGTATCAAAACTAACTTCATAGTTCATACCTAACTTTAGAACAATATCAAAACTACGGCTTTCACCAATGTTAAGTTATACTCAACTCTACCATCACGGAGCTATCAACCAGACATTAATCATCCAACTTGATTAAACCAGGTTTTGCAAATATGTACCCAAAAAAATCAGCTACAAAGCTCACAAAATCTAACTCTACATGAAGTAAGTCATTGTACATAGGGAAATGGCTGTGTTTTTGGAAATGAGAGCCTGTTATCTCCAAAATACAAGCCTAATTTTTCATGTCACTCTTTACATTTTCCTATAATCAACATAAAAACCGACCACGGAAGAACGAAGAAACAGCACATAATGTTCATTAAGTGATCAACAAAGAAAAACAGGATCAATACCTAAAATTATCCAATGTCAGAAGCATTGCCATATCTTCAAACAGTTTCTCATCAAATTTAGAGAAAACCTTCAAATCCTTCACCAGAATATCAGCTGCTTTAGATTTAGAATGCTCACCTCTGCTTACAACAATTCAAACAATTGCCGAATCCATGATAATATTCTAGCAAATGATCTAAAAGAGAAGTGCAAGACAGTGATAAAAGCTGTGACACACCTGTCCAATGCTTCAAAATACTTCTGTTTTCGAATCTCGAAGAATATTTTCCTAGAGTGACGGTTATCTTCCAAATTAGTAAATCCAGACAAGTACGCCTCCACCTCCTCCCAACCTCCATTTGTCACCAAATCCTCAAAATACCTCATGTTGAAGTAAAGTCCTGATTCTTTCTCCAACCTTTGGATATAACAAGTCAACGACAATAACAGCCTCAGTCCGGCCATTTGAGATCATACAATAAAAATCTATGAACGAACTTCAACTAAATTAACAATGTAGATTCTATCTTCCAGAAATGGCACTATTCCAGCAATATTAACAAACTTTCACTATAATGCCACATACAAGAAAATTGAGATAGTTTATCCTTCGACTATTATTATCAAAAATATAACGAACTTCAACATATTATCACCTGATTTACCGAAATGACAACAGCAATTAACAATTAAGAATACATCTTCCAGAAATAGCATTATTTCAGCAACACAGCAATATGAACGAACTTCCACTAGTAACACCaaattaataaaaatatttttgaaaaatcaAAGAAAATCGACAACAATTTTTTCCTTATCAAAAATATTTCGAACTTCAACAAATTAACACTTGAAATATCGAAACGAATACAGCGAAGTTAAATTTCTATCTTCAGAAATAGCATTAGTCCggcaacaaaaagaacaaaaaaatgtAGATAAAACTTACTGATGAACTGTCTCTTCGTATTTTGCTTCATCTAAGAACTGAAGTATCAAAAGCACAAGCTTTTCAGTACTCGACGAGTCCAACGGCGACTGCGACTGCGACGTCGACGCCATTTTCTCTTCTCGTCCTTTAAAGTATACTATCAGCAACAAATATCGTCAAATTAGGGTTAACGATCACAAATTAAACTTTTCGCAGTGTTGTTTATCATTAACCTATTTAAATCAATTGATCATAACAACGATAAAACTAACAAATAtcatcaaattagggtttacattCACAGATTAGACAGCTCGCAACGTCAATTACCACAATTATACTCCGTAAACCATAAAAGTAAATCAATCAAAATTCTGAAACAAAGAATACAGGGTGAAGAAGTGAGAATTTTAGCGAAGCGAATATTCTAGAGAAATTGCATGCGTATACCTAGATTCGCAGAGTAGTGAGTTCAAGAAGTTCAACAACTTCGTATATTTTTCTTGAATTAATTTTGGCGGCAATTTTTCTGTTCTGTAGAGAGAGAAAGGGATGATACAGACTGAAGTTGAGTGAGAGAGAATCGGGCGGGGAACAATTAGTCTTACCAAGtatatccgtcttattaataagacgggtTATTTTGATACCAAATTATAAATATGGGCGGATAAAAAGCAAATGGATTAGCAGTTTCATTTATTGTTCCTGACCCACTTCATCTTGTCTCCAtctttcatttctctcttctctcttcaaTCTTCTTCACTCTGTCAAAATTCATCAAAAATAAATCCATAAAACTCCCATGGAAATTCATCAACTAATTCAATGGCAAAAAAACCTCACTTACAAGTTACAACTGTcatagagttttttttttttgtgttttgtcaTTTACTTTTGGATGAAACATAAAAATATGGCTTTATGGGTTTT from Silene latifolia isolate original U9 population chromosome 3, ASM4854445v1, whole genome shotgun sequence harbors:
- the LOC141648092 gene encoding topless-related protein 4-like isoform X4; protein product: MASTSQSQSPLDSSSTEKLVLLILQFLDEAKYEETVHQLEKESGLYFNMRYFEDLVTNGGWEEVEAYLSGFTNLEDNRHSRKIFFEIRKQKYFEALDRGEHSKSKAADILVKDLKVFSKFDEKLFEDMAMLLTLDNFRENEASLTYRDFKSARAILLEELKKLIETNPVFKGKLQFPSFQKSTLKMVYNQSLAYEAFQHQVRNNPMPDYDIKPSFGAPRAPSSVISPLHGFMPFQPSQPEPGGFMYRHPPSVPHQFFSAGPSHYTASDAPTNAAFTLKHPITVTANQARHFSQGNEVNNMPANILPVTHPGARQTRTSYTSEELPKTVVANLSQGSTVKSMEFHPLQHSLLLVGTNLGDISIWEVGIKERVVHRKFEVWKLSQCSFPLQISLTNGYSASVNRVIWSLDGELFGVAYSKHIVHIYNYLGGTELRNHLEIDAHAGNVNDLAFTLLDKQLRIITCGDDKTIKFILSTSVDGKIKAWVYDQTGFVIDYNTPGFSSTRMYYSSDKTRLFSCGTNEERESFIVEWDEINGYIKRSYIGLSKTSIDAIQFDTTRNRFLAAGDESVIKIWDMDNLNLLRTIDAEGDLPVSPCIRFNKEGTLLAVSTADNGIKVLASTNNVHHVHSIASHMDSSGAAPGSLIKNEDNQAITDANPYSENSKTWRCSVINDSSQLCALRLADHTLPDRIMRLMYLTSGDAVLALTHNANHKLWKWQSNDCNATGKATAGVAPELMMLPSGVLVTNNIGQLNPEDFASCFALSKNDCYLMSTSGGKISLFNMIEFKTMATFMAPPPTATSLAYHPRDNNIIAIGMDDSTIQIYHVLYDEVTNKLKGHEKRVTGIAFSNVLNVLVSSGADSQICIWSIDAWEKKASIFLKMPIGRTLNSNAPTRVQFLPDQIHLLAVHETQVAICLFPTQGIKQPHIWTWFPSESKGAVTDAACSCDTESVFVSLEDGSVSVLALSTLILRCTINQTAYLPYTPRNRTFPVALAAHPSKPNQFALGLSDGRIYVLEPLEFKAKCEPPEYG
- the LOC141648092 gene encoding topless-related protein 4-like isoform X2, coding for MASTSQSQSPLDSSSTEKLVLLILQFLDEAKYEETVHQLEKESGLYFNMRYFEDLVTNGGWEEVEAYLSGFTNLEDNRHSRKIFFEIRKQKYFEALDRGEHSKSKAADILVKDLKVFSKFDEKLFEDMAMLLTLDNFRENEASLTYRDFKSARAILLEELKKLIETNPVFKGKLQFPSFQKSTLKMVYNQSLAYEAFQHQVRNNPMPDYDIKPSFGAPRAPSSVISPLHGFMPFQPSQPEPGGFMYRHPPSVPHQFFSAGPSHYTASDAPTNAAFTLKHPITVTANQARHFSQGNEVNNMPANILPVTHPGARQTRTSYTSEELPKTVVANLSQGSTVKSMEFHPLQHSLLLVGTNLGDISIWEVGIKERVVHRKFEVWKLSQCSFPLQISLTNGYSASVNRVIWSLDGELFGVAYSKHIVHIYNYLGGTELRNHLEIDAHAGNVNDLAFTLLDKQLRIITCGDDKTIKVWDATSGSKLFTFEGHEAPVYSFILSTSVDGKIKAWVYDQTGFVIDYNTPGFSSTRMYYSSDKTRLFSCGTNEERESFIVEWDEINGYIKRSYIGLSKTSIDAIQFDTTRNRFLAAGDESVIKIWDMDNLNLLRTIDAEGDLPVSPCIRFNKEGTLLAVSTADNGIKVLASTNNVHHVHSIASHMDSSGAAPGSLIKNEDNQAITDANPYSENSKTWRCSVINDSSQLCALRLADHTLPDRIMRLMYLTSGDAVLALTHNANHKLWKWQSNDCNATGKATAGVAPELMMLPSGVLVTNNIGQLNPEDFASCFALSKNDCYLMSTSGGKISLFNMIEFKTMATFMAPPPTATSLAYHPRDNNIIAIGMDDSTIQIYHVLYDEVTNKLKGHEKRVTGIAFSNVLNVLVSSGADSQICIWSIDAWEKKASIFLKMPIGRTLNSNAPTRVQFLPDQIHLLAVHETQVAICLFPTQGIKQPHIWTWFPSESKGAVTDAACSCDTESVFVSLEDGSVSVLALSTLILRCTINQTAYLPYTPRNRTFPVALAAHPSKPNQFALGLSDGRIYVLEPLEFKAKCEPPEYG